One segment of Primulina tabacum isolate GXHZ01 chromosome 6, ASM2559414v2, whole genome shotgun sequence DNA contains the following:
- the LOC142548324 gene encoding uncharacterized protein LOC142548324: protein MNFLIWNIRGLRGSESQQRLHAFVKEKQIKVLTVLEPMIDLDQRFMTRRLGFSRVISNLSGHIWVFFAADVQAECVLDHAQFLHIKVSAPFLPTSVFCSFVYARCDYIERRVLWSSLLHVKPVLGPWIIGGDFNVVRDASEFLGTRGGRLLPMEEFNTFIMDSSLLDAGFEGLIGISCLFVKMKRLKNHLKWWNWDVFGNIFDKITEAESAVRSAELACEADPSDSNWTTLSDSNADLARVTAMEADFWKQKAAYNWLEDGERNTKLFHNMVKKKRVANKIFRIWNDGVCLTSPELIQQSGVSFFQHLLTRDPFVLDCPDFSGFPSVISDEENYGITATPSLEEDVLDAVLDFFRGSPLPQSFTATTITLIPKIEGAQAWSDFRPISLCNVTNKIISKLLYSRLRAVAERLISLNQTGFVPGRMISDNILLAQELTHSLTIPTHGGNVILKLWRWSLPVFLIAISPLISMVLFRGSSVLPGASGRETHCPPFSSSLGQNIFRVALTDSTCVILLLGTRRLDFMHHYENSSGQLVNAVKSSLILPPQCSERLRSRLLRITGFAEGHLPIKYLGVPLFGGIGRVLFLTPLTVVQPPLAVWRNLREPLMPFFAGLGPWRRNCIGLVGLGLASLWKRGSWLPQIERSCG, encoded by the exons ATGAATTTCCTCatctggaatatccggggactCCGGGGTTCGGAGTCCCAACAGAGGCTTCATGCTTTTGTTAAGGAGAAACAGATTAAGGTTTTGACTGTTTTGGAGCCGATGATCGATTTAGATCAGAGATTCATGACTCGTCGTCTTGGTTTTTCTCgagtcatttcgaatctttctGGTCACATTTGGGTGTTCTTTGCTGCTGATGTGCAGGCTGAGTGTGtccttgatcatgctcagttccttcacattAAAGTTTCTGCTCCTTTTTTACCCACAtctgttttttgttcttttgtttatgcCAGATGTGATTATATTGAGCGTCGGGTTCTCTGGTCTTCCCTGCTTCACGTCAAGCCTGTTCTGGGTCCTTGGATTATTGGTGGGGATTTCAATGTTGTTCGTGATGCGTCTGAGTTtttgggcacccgtggtggtaggttgctacccATGGAAGAGTTCAACACTTTCATTATGGATTCTAGTTTGCttgatgctggttttgaggg TTTGATTGGTATATCGTGTCTTTTTGTCAAAATGAAGCGTCTTAAGAATCACCTCAAGTGGTGGAATTgggatgtttttggtaacatctttgataaaatcaccGAGGCTGAGAGTGCAGTTCGTTCTGCTGAGCTTGCCTGTGAGGCCGATCCTTCTGATTCAAATTGGACTACCCTGTCCGATAGTAATGCGGATCTGGCTCGTGTCActgccatggaggcggatttttggaaacaaaaaGCTGCATACAACTggctagaggatggtgagcggaacactAAACTCTTTCATAACATGGTTAAGAAGAAGCGTGTGGCTAATAAGATATTCCGCATATGGAATGATGGGGTTtgcctgacgtctcctgagTTGATTCAGCAGTCAGGTGTCTCGTTTTTTCAGCACTTACTCACTAGGGATCCTTTTGTGCTTGATTGTCCTGATTTTTCAGGGTTTCCTTCGGTGATTTCTGATGAGGAGAATTATGGGATTACTGCTACCCCCTCCCTAGAGGAG GATGTGTTGGATgcggttttggattttttccgAGGCTCTCCCCTGCCTCAGAGCTTTACAGCCACCACGATTACTTTGATCCCAAAAATCGAGGGTGCTCAGGCTTGGTCGGATTTCCGTCCGATCAGCCTGTGTAATGTTACGAACAAGATCATTTCTAAGTTGTTGTACTCTCGTTTGCGGGCTGTGGCGGAGAGACTTATTTCTTTGAATCAGACTGGTTTTGTTCCGGGACGGATGATTTCTGATAACATCCTCCTTGCtcaggagctcactcatagtctcaCTATTCCCACTCATGGtggtaatgttattttgaa GTTGTGGCGTTGGTCTCTGCCTGTATTTCTCATTGCCATTTCTccgttaatatcaatggttctctTTCGGGGTTCTTCGGTTCTACCAGGGGCCTCAGGCAGGGAGACCCATTGTCCCCCCTTCTCTTCATCTTTGGGGCAGAATATCTTTCGCGTGGCCTTGACAGACTCTACTTGCGTCATCCTGCTATTAGGTACT CGTCGTTTAGATTTTATGCATCACTATGAGAACTCTTCGGGACAGCTGGTGAATGCTGTCAAGAGTTCCCTGATTTTACCTCCGCAATGCTCTGAGCGCCTTCGCTCTAGACTTTTGCGTATCACTGGCTTTGCGGAGGGTCATCTACCGATcaagtacctcggagttccCTTATTCGGGGGAATAGGACGTGTTCTCTTTTTGACCCCTCTTACA GTTGTTCAGCCTCCGTTGGCTGTATGGAGAAACTTGAGAGAGCCTTTAATGCCTTTCTTTGCGGGTCTAGGCCCTTGGAGAAGAAATTGCATTGGGCTCGTTGGTCTCGGGCTTGCCTCCCTGTGGAAGAGGgggtcttggcttccgcagattgaaagatcttgTGGATAG
- the LOC142548387 gene encoding insulin-degrading enzyme-like 1, peroxisomal, which produces MHLVIYAKDDLDKSESLVKNKFEKIRNTDLGCVNFTGQPCDSENLQIIVKAVPIKQGHKLRFVWPLTPGIRHYKEGPSRYLGHLIGHEGEGSLFYALKKLGWVTSLSAGESDWTYDFSFFKVVIDLTDAGHKHFEDIVALLLEYIHLLQRSEPCKWIFDEVTLMISFTSSLNCLLSTLPPICYVFPYKLMMHSVKTVLKNMVFCIA; this is translated from the exons ATGCATCTGGTAATATATGCTAAAG ATGACCTTGATAAATCTGAAAGCCTGGTGAAGAACAAGTTTGAGAAAATACGAAATACAGATTTAGGTTGTGTCAATTTTACTGGTCAGCCTTGTGATTCAGAAAATCTTCAG ATTATTGTCAAAGCTGTCCCAATTAAACAAGGCCACAAGTTGAGATTTGTATGGCCATTGACTCCTGGAATTCGTCATTACAAGGAAGGGCCGAGCAGGTATCTGGGTCATTTGATTGGCCATGAAGGAGAAGGATCTTTGTTTTACGCGCTGAAAAAGTTGG GCTGGGTTACAAGTTTATCTGCCGGTGAATCAGATTGGACTTATGACTTCTCTTTTTTCAAAGTGGTTATTGATTTGACTGACGCTGGCCACA AGCATTTTGAGGATATCGTGGCTCTATTACTCGAGTATATTCATCTCTTGCAGCGGTCTGAACCCTGCAAGTGGATATTTGATGAGGTAACACTGATGATTTCTTTTACTTCTTCATTAAACTGTCTTCTTTCTACATTACCACCGATATGTTATGTTTTTCCTTATAAGCTCATGATGCACTCAGTCAAAACAGTGCTGAAAAACATGGTTTTCTGTATTGCTTGA